A region from the Brassica napus cultivar Da-Ae chromosome C8, Da-Ae, whole genome shotgun sequence genome encodes:
- the LOC106436295 gene encoding probable polygalacturonase, translating to MIRLVFGILVLLAIFRFPTIESRSHHPSAYSGIEFSALNCRKHKAVITDFGGVGDGKTSNTKAFKTAISNLSHLASYGGAQLVVPPGKWLTGSFNLTSHFTLFIQKGATILASQDESEWPVVAPLPSYGKGRDGTGTGRFNSLISGTNLTDVVITGNNGTINGQGQYWWDKFKKKQFKVTRPYMIELLFSKNIQISNITLVDSPSWHIHPVYCNNVIVKSITIVAPVDVPNTDGINPDSCTNTLIEDCYIVSGDDCIAVKSGWDQYGIKFGMPTQQLSIRRLTCISPKSAGVALGSEMSGGIKDVRIEDVTLINTESSVRIKTAAGRGVYVKDIYARRFTMKTMKYVFWMSGNYNQHPDEGYDPKALPEVSNINFSDMTAENVTMSASLAGIDKDPFTGICISNVNITLSAKPKEVQWNCTNMAGVTSRVKPEPCSLLPEKNMDCKFPSDLIPIESVVFNKCYL from the exons ATGATTAGGCTAGTGTTTGGTATATTAGTCCTTTTGGCTATATTCCGTTTCCCGACGATTGAATCACGTAGCCACCATCCTTCGGCGTATTCCGGGATTGAGTTTTCTGCATTAAATTGCCGGAAACACAAGGCGGTAATAACTGATTTTGGAGGAGTTGGAGATGGGAAAACTTCTAATACGAAAGCGTTCAAAACGGCCATAAGCAACCTCAGCCACCTGGCGAGCTACGGTGGAGCTCAACTCGTAGTTCCTCCTGGAAAATGGCTCACCGGAAGTTTTAACCTAACCAGCCACTTCACATTGTTCATCCAAAAAGGTGCCACCATCCTTGCATCTCAG GATGAATCTGAATGGCCAGTGGTCGCTCCACTGCCATCGTAcggaaaaggaagagatggaaCCGGAACCGGGAGATTCAACAGTCTCATCTCCGGTACAAACCTAACCGACGTGGTCATCACCG GTAACAACGGGACGATCAACGGACAGGGACAGTATTGGTGGGATAAATTCAAAAAGAAGCAGTTTAAGGTGACTAGACCGTATATGATCGAACTCTTGTTCTCCAAAAATATTCAGATCTCCAATATCACTTTGGTCGATTCTCCGTCGTGGCATATTCATCCTGTCTACTGTAATAACGTCATCGTCAAATCAATCACCATTGTCGCTCCCGTTGATGTTCCCAACACCGATGGAATCAATCCAG ATTCATGCACCAACACACTGATCGAAGATTGTTACATAGTATCCGGAGACGACTGCATCGCCGTTAAAAGTGGTTGGGACCAATACGGAATAAAGTTCGGAATGCCGACTCAACAACTCTCGATCAGACGGCTCACATGCATCTCCCCGAAAAGTGCAGGAGTAGCCTTAGGAAGCGAGATGTCGGGAGGAATCAAAGACGTCAGAATCGAAGACGTGACACTAATCAACACTGAATCCTCCGTCAGAATCAAAACCGCTGCGGGACGTGGCGTTTACGTCAAGGACATTTACGCAAGGAGATTCACGATGAAGACGATGAAATACGTTTTCTGGATGAGTGGAAACTACAACCAGCATCCTGACGAAGGGTACGATCCCAAGGCGTTGCCCGAAGTTTCTAACATCAATTTCAGTGATATGACGGCTGAGAACGTTACCATGTCGGCTAGTCTCGCTGGGATTGATAAAGATCCGTTTACGGGTATTTGCATTTCGAATGTGAACATAACTTTGTCGGCTAAGCCTAAGGAGGTGCAGTGGAATTGTACCAATATGGCTGGAGTTACGAGCAGAGTTAAGCCTGAGCCGTGTAGTTTGTTGCCTGAGAAGAATATGGACTGTAAGTTTCCGTCGGATTTGATTCCGATTGAAAGTGTTGTCTTTAACAAGTGTTATCTTTGA
- the LOC106436296 gene encoding heavy metal-associated isoprenylated plant protein 31, whose translation MSMTVEIRVPNLDCEGCASKLKKTLLKLKGVEEVEVEMESQKVTARGYRLEEKKVLKAVRRAGKAAEPWPYRLGNSHFASFYKYPSYVTNHYYSDAHRTDPTGGVHTFFHTPAVYSVAVAGDEIAASMFSDDNPHACTIM comes from the exons ATGTCT ATGACAGTGGAGATAAGAGTTCCAAACTTGGATTGTGAAGGATGTGCTTCTAAGCTTAAGAAGACTCTACTCAAGCTCAAAG GAGTGGAAGAAGTGGAAGTAGAGATGGAAAGCCAAAAAGTGACGGCTCGAGGATACCGGTTAGAGGAGAAAAAGGTATTGAAAGCGGTACGACGGGCCGGTAAGGCAGCTGAACCGTGGCCATACCGCTTAGGTAATAGCCACTTTGCGTCTTTCTATAAATATCCATCTTATGTGACCAACCACTATTACTCCGATGCCCACCGTACGGATCCCACCGGTGGTGTCCACACTTTCTTCCACACTCCGGCCGTTTACTCCGTTGCAGTGGCCGGCGATGAGATCGCGGCTTCGATGTTTAGTGATGATAATCCACATGCTTGTACCATTATGTAA
- the LOC106436290 gene encoding O-glucosyltransferase rumi homolog isoform X1, whose translation MQQQGGTMRNSPSYGSSGGHSRHFDTILSPLVKTGAGASNRSYAFFSFFLFLLLGVFLTTRLLLDPSVLIAKETAIVTETLKAGESPKYPQSTKLITEKPKEFKLNCPAFSDNATVTCPRDNYPTSLLPGSREDDSGRSPPATCPDYFRWIHEDLRPWEKTGITREALERANATANFRLAIIDGRIYVEKLREAFQTRDVFTIWGFVQLLRRYPGKIPDLELMFDCVDWPVVKAVEFGGVEQLTPPPLFRYCGNNETLDIVFPDWSYWGWAEVNIKPWESLLKELREGNQRSKWVNREPYAYWKGNPTVADTRLDLMKCNVSEGHDWKARLYQQDWARESKEGYKQSDLASQCHHRYKIYIEGSAWSVSEKYILACDSVTLLVNPHYYDFFTRGMLPGQHYWPVKEDDKCRSIKFAVDWGNQHKLKAQDIGKKASEFVQQELKMDYVYDYMYHLLTQYSKLLRFKPEIPKNSTELCSETMACPRDGNERKFMMESLVTHPAETGPCTMPPPYDPASFFSVLKRRQSTARRIEQWESKYWRKHNQTRS comes from the exons ATGCAACAGCAAGGAGGGACGATGAGGAACTCTCCGTCGTATGGATCATCGGGAGGGCACTCTCGTCATTTCGACACCATCTTGTCTCCCCTTGTCAAAACCGGCGCCGGAGCTTCCAACAGATCCTacgctttcttctccttcttcctcttcctcctcctcggcGTTTTTCTCACCACGCGCCTCCTCCTCGATCCCTCC GTGTTAATAGCGAAAGAAACGGCGATAGTGACGGAGACCCTAAAAGCTGGTGAATCCCCAAAATACCCTCAGTCGACTAAGCTAATAACGGAAAAGCCAAAGGAGTTCAAACTAAACTGCCCCGCTTTCTCCGACAACGCCACTGTAACTTGCCCAAGGGACAACTATCCGACGAGCCTCCTTCCCGGCAGCAGAGAAGATGACTCCGGACGATCTCCACCCGCCACGTGTCCCGACTACTTCCGCTGGATCCACGAGGATCTACGGCCGTGGGAGAAGACCGGGATCACGAGGGAAGCGTTGGAGCGTGCCAACGCGACGGCGAACTTCCGCCTTGCGATCATCGACGGGAGGATCTACGTCGAGAAGCTCCGAGAGGCTTTTCAGACGAGAGACGTGTTCACGATCTGGGGATTCGTACAGCTTCTAAGGAGATATCCGGGAAAGATTCCGGATCTCGAGCTGATGTTTGACTGCGTTGACTGGCCGGTAGTGAAGGCGGTGGAGTTCGGCGGAGTTGAACAGTTAACGCCACCGCCTCTGTTCCGTTACTGTGGGAACAACGAGACGCTCGACATTGTGTTTCCTGATTGGTCCTATTGGGGATG GGCTGAGGTGAATATAAAGCCATGGGAGAGTTTGTTGAAAGAGCTCAGGGAAGGCAACCAGAGGAGCAAATGGGTAAACAGAGAGCCTTATGCTTACTGGAAAGGGAATCCGACAGTCGCTGATACAAGACTGGATCTCATGAAGTGTAATGTCTCCGAGGGGCATGACTGGAAAGCTCGTTTATACCAACAG GACTGGGCCCGGGAATCAAAGGAAGGTTACAAGCAGTCAGACTTGGCAAGCCAATGCCACCACAG ATACAAGATTTACATAGAAGGGTCTGCATGGTCGGTGAGCGAGAAGTACATTCTGGCTTGTGACTCGGTGACATTGCTAGTGAACCCTCATTACTACGATTTCTTCACACGAGGTATGTTACCTGGTCAACATTATTGGCCCGTCAAGGAAGACGACAAATGCCGATCCATTAAATTTGCCGTCGATTGGGGCAACCAGCACAAGCTAAAG GCACAAGACATAGGAAAGAAGGCGAGTGAGTTTGTGCAACAAGAACTCAAGATGGACTATGTGTACGATTACATGTACCATCTCCTAACCCAATACTCTAAACTCCTCCGGTTTAAACCCGAGATTCCTAAGAACTCCACCGAGCTCTGCTCAGAGACAATGGCGTGCCCCAGGGATGGTAATGAGCGGAAGTTTATGATGGAATCGCTTGTGACACACCCTGCAGAGACTGGTCCTTGCACCATGCCGCCTCCATATGATCCGGCGTCGTTTTTCTCGGTACTGAAAAGGAGGCAGAGTACGGCTAGAAGAATCGAACAGTGGGAGAGTAAGTACTGGAGGAAGCATAACCAGACTCGTTCGTAA
- the LOC106436290 gene encoding O-glucosyltransferase rumi homolog isoform X2 yields the protein MRNSPSYGSSGGHSRHFDTILSPLVKTGAGASNRSYAFFSFFLFLLLGVFLTTRLLLDPSVLIAKETAIVTETLKAGESPKYPQSTKLITEKPKEFKLNCPAFSDNATVTCPRDNYPTSLLPGSREDDSGRSPPATCPDYFRWIHEDLRPWEKTGITREALERANATANFRLAIIDGRIYVEKLREAFQTRDVFTIWGFVQLLRRYPGKIPDLELMFDCVDWPVVKAVEFGGVEQLTPPPLFRYCGNNETLDIVFPDWSYWGWAEVNIKPWESLLKELREGNQRSKWVNREPYAYWKGNPTVADTRLDLMKCNVSEGHDWKARLYQQDWARESKEGYKQSDLASQCHHRYKIYIEGSAWSVSEKYILACDSVTLLVNPHYYDFFTRGMLPGQHYWPVKEDDKCRSIKFAVDWGNQHKLKAQDIGKKASEFVQQELKMDYVYDYMYHLLTQYSKLLRFKPEIPKNSTELCSETMACPRDGNERKFMMESLVTHPAETGPCTMPPPYDPASFFSVLKRRQSTARRIEQWESKYWRKHNQTRS from the exons ATGAGGAACTCTCCGTCGTATGGATCATCGGGAGGGCACTCTCGTCATTTCGACACCATCTTGTCTCCCCTTGTCAAAACCGGCGCCGGAGCTTCCAACAGATCCTacgctttcttctccttcttcctcttcctcctcctcggcGTTTTTCTCACCACGCGCCTCCTCCTCGATCCCTCC GTGTTAATAGCGAAAGAAACGGCGATAGTGACGGAGACCCTAAAAGCTGGTGAATCCCCAAAATACCCTCAGTCGACTAAGCTAATAACGGAAAAGCCAAAGGAGTTCAAACTAAACTGCCCCGCTTTCTCCGACAACGCCACTGTAACTTGCCCAAGGGACAACTATCCGACGAGCCTCCTTCCCGGCAGCAGAGAAGATGACTCCGGACGATCTCCACCCGCCACGTGTCCCGACTACTTCCGCTGGATCCACGAGGATCTACGGCCGTGGGAGAAGACCGGGATCACGAGGGAAGCGTTGGAGCGTGCCAACGCGACGGCGAACTTCCGCCTTGCGATCATCGACGGGAGGATCTACGTCGAGAAGCTCCGAGAGGCTTTTCAGACGAGAGACGTGTTCACGATCTGGGGATTCGTACAGCTTCTAAGGAGATATCCGGGAAAGATTCCGGATCTCGAGCTGATGTTTGACTGCGTTGACTGGCCGGTAGTGAAGGCGGTGGAGTTCGGCGGAGTTGAACAGTTAACGCCACCGCCTCTGTTCCGTTACTGTGGGAACAACGAGACGCTCGACATTGTGTTTCCTGATTGGTCCTATTGGGGATG GGCTGAGGTGAATATAAAGCCATGGGAGAGTTTGTTGAAAGAGCTCAGGGAAGGCAACCAGAGGAGCAAATGGGTAAACAGAGAGCCTTATGCTTACTGGAAAGGGAATCCGACAGTCGCTGATACAAGACTGGATCTCATGAAGTGTAATGTCTCCGAGGGGCATGACTGGAAAGCTCGTTTATACCAACAG GACTGGGCCCGGGAATCAAAGGAAGGTTACAAGCAGTCAGACTTGGCAAGCCAATGCCACCACAG ATACAAGATTTACATAGAAGGGTCTGCATGGTCGGTGAGCGAGAAGTACATTCTGGCTTGTGACTCGGTGACATTGCTAGTGAACCCTCATTACTACGATTTCTTCACACGAGGTATGTTACCTGGTCAACATTATTGGCCCGTCAAGGAAGACGACAAATGCCGATCCATTAAATTTGCCGTCGATTGGGGCAACCAGCACAAGCTAAAG GCACAAGACATAGGAAAGAAGGCGAGTGAGTTTGTGCAACAAGAACTCAAGATGGACTATGTGTACGATTACATGTACCATCTCCTAACCCAATACTCTAAACTCCTCCGGTTTAAACCCGAGATTCCTAAGAACTCCACCGAGCTCTGCTCAGAGACAATGGCGTGCCCCAGGGATGGTAATGAGCGGAAGTTTATGATGGAATCGCTTGTGACACACCCTGCAGAGACTGGTCCTTGCACCATGCCGCCTCCATATGATCCGGCGTCGTTTTTCTCGGTACTGAAAAGGAGGCAGAGTACGGCTAGAAGAATCGAACAGTGGGAGAGTAAGTACTGGAGGAAGCATAACCAGACTCGTTCGTAA